A DNA window from Eptesicus fuscus isolate TK198812 chromosome 8, DD_ASM_mEF_20220401, whole genome shotgun sequence contains the following coding sequences:
- the AMER3 gene encoding APC membrane recruitment protein 3: MELKRGKTFIKSSLHISHEKYPGPAAAAPAWDEADPWSVSSGGQQQIHGERGPQASPNTHGYNICSKKGAQPEPKGGATDPCGATFKLVWKSKTHNSVPGAGRMVAATRQLIGSTSFPGPSGSQRIIDYRHLVPQMPFVPAVAKNIPRKRISLKRPKKCFQNLFHIHRNKTENLASLATKGKSLPSPRILSEAGGQRGKAFFPLGEGLGLDGLCQDLSDSEFLPDSSFDFCRALCEDVASLKSFDSLTGCGEIFADESSVPFLELNEGLESSAKSSQALESKISSGPFQGSVEKLVSPAQDDMSDFAKFWDSVNHSVRQQQRTLLGPWLEGPQGMDTAQPGLDSAGLIEFPLCPCRDLLSGSKASSIHTGTTSSEQPESVSTSDEGYYDAFSPSLEEDRKEVLSPGTPATAFPRESYSGDALYELFCDPSEDPVGLDDDLCVSESLSEPALGMPLSICSFHMGAEENLALGPSPDLLSQGFLQSSWKGKECLLKLCDTELTITMGIVNWLRRSPELHAPPISTPGDPVTPFRGLVENLGADSEKKGPGLVKLEVRGAHASNSGGITVSSKPSRQELWVHSGTKGLLAGESKVLAGPEQETSSLSRDPSLKCVQVSGEEGTRGCHEGLFSSLGSAISMMTGTSSKNKVKTKIINPFAWPHSQELRAPGKMGCFRDQQRPGLRESTLDTEPSLKGCVAQVGALQIHPDCKPYSVQPPRQDTSSRLCRQPQARDITVLQQKQSNSFPGVAAVCSLPSLTSPLHSPQDQKCPGLFLDISQLRMEPTRLDAQARTSMEEQYL, from the coding sequence ATGGAGCTAAAGAGAGGAAAGACTTTCATCAAATCCAGCCTTCACATTTCTCATGAGAAgtacccaggcccagcagccgcTGCCCCAGCTTGGGATGAAGCAGACCCCTGGTCAGTCTCATCTGGAGGGCAGCAGCAGATCCATGGTGAGAGAGGCCCCCAAGCCAGTCCCAATACCCATGGATATAACATATGCTCCAAAAAGGGGGCACAGCCAGAGCCTAAGGGTGGTGCCACAGACCCCTGTGGTGCCACCTTCAAATTGGTATGGAAGAGCAAGACTCACAACAGTGTGCCTGGGGCTGGAAGGATGGTTGCAGCCACAAGGCAACTGATAGGCAGCACGAGCTTCCCAGGGCCCTCTGGCAGCCAGCGCATTATTGATTACCGCCACTTGGTGCCCCAAATGCCTTTTGTGCCAGCCGTGGCTAAGAACATCCCAAGGAAGAGGATTTCCCTGAAAAGACCCAAGAAGTGCTTTCAGAACCTATTCCACATTCATAGAAACAAGACTGAGAACTTAGCCTCACTGGCAACCAAGGGAAAGAGCCTGCCTTCCCCCAGAATCCTATCAGAGGCAGGAGGGCAGCGAGGCAAAGCCTTCTTCCCCTTGGGTGAGGGACTGGGGCTGGATGGCTTGTGCCAGGACCTATCTGACAGTGAGTTCCTGCCTGACTCCTCTTTCGACTTCTGCAGGGCCCTGTGTGAGGACGTGGCTTCACTCAAGAGCTTTGACTCACTCACAGGCTGCGGGGAGATCTTTGCAGATGAAAGCTCAGTGCCATTCCTGGAGCTGAATGAGGGCCTGGAGAGCTCAGCCAAGTCATCACAGGCCCTTGAGAGCAAGATTTCTAGTGGTCCCTTCCAGGGCAGCGTGGAAAAGCTGGTGTCTCCTGCCCAGGATGACATGTCCGACTTTGCCAAGTTCTGGGATAGTGTGAATCACTCTGTGAGGCAACAACAGCGCACCCTACTGGGCCCATGGCTGGAGGGTCCTCAGGGAATGGAtacagcccagcctgggcttgaTTCAGCTGGGCTCATTGAGTTCCCTCTGTGTCCCTGCAGGGATCTCCTCAGTGGCTCCAAAGCCAGCTCCATACACACAGGCACCACCAGCAGTGAGCAGCCAGAGTCTGTGTCCACGAGTGACGAGGGCTACTACGATGCCTTTTCACCTAGCCTTGAGGAGGATAGGAAGGAAGTCCTGAGCCCAGGCACCCCTGCAACTGCCTTCCCTCGGGAGAGCTATAGTGGAGATGCCCTCTATGAGCTTTTCTGTGACCCCAGTGAGGACCCTGTTGGCCTTGATGATGACCTGTGCGTGTCTGAGAGTCTGTCAGAGCCAGCACTGGGAATGCCACTGTCTATTTGCAGCTTTCACATGGGGGCAGAGGAGAACTTGGCCCTGGGACCAAGCCCAGACCTGCTCAGCCAGGGTTTCTTGCAGAGCTCCTGGAAGGGCAAGGAGTGCCTGCTGAAGCTCTGTGACACTGAGCTCACCATCACCATGGGTATTGTCAACTGGCTTCGCCGTAGTCCTGAGCTCCATGCTCCTCCTATCTCAACCCCTGGGGATCCTGTAACCCCATTCAGAGGATTGGTGGAGAATCTGGGAGCTGACTCTGAGAAGAAAGGCCCAGGTCTAGTGAAGCTGGAGGTCAGGGGGGCCCATGCCTCAAATTCAGGTGGGATCACAGTCAGCTCAAAACCTAGTAGGCAGGAGCTGTGGGTACATTCAGGTACCAAGGGCCTGCTTGCTGGAGAGAGCAAGGTCTTGGCAGGGCCTGAGCAGGAGACCAGCTCTCTATCCAGGGACCCATCTCTGAAGTGTGTGCAGGTCTCTGGGGAAGAAGGGACACGAGGTTGCCACGAAGGTTTGTTCTCCTCTTTGGGATCTGCAATATCTATGATGACAGGCACTTCTAGCAAAAACAAGGTCAAAACCAAGATCATAAACCCCTTTGCCTGGCCCCACTCCCAGGAGCTCAGGGCACCTGGGAAGATGGGGTGTTTTCGAGATCAGCAGAGACCAGGTCTTAGGGAAAGTACCCTGGATACAGAGCCCTCTCTGAAAGGTTGTGTGGCCCAGGTTGGAGCCCTACAGATCCACCCAGACTGCAAGCCCTATTCTGTGCAGCCGCCAAGGCAGGACACGAGCAGTAGGCTCTGTAGGCAGCCTCAGGCCAGGGACATTACTGTTTTGCAGCAGAAACAGTCTAACAGCTTTCCTGGAGTGGCTGCCGTATGTAGCCTGCCCTCCTTGACCAGCCCACTCCACAGCCCACAGGATCAGAAGTGCCCAGGCCTTTTCCTGGACATAAGCCAGCTCAGGATGGAGCCCACCAGGCTGGATGCCCAGGCCCGCACCTCAATGGAGGAGCAGTACTTGTAG